The Miscanthus floridulus cultivar M001 chromosome 6, ASM1932011v1, whole genome shotgun sequence genomic interval GCATGCATGTTTGTAAACGCCTATGTCTATACTTTGTCTAAAAAAAGAATCTTGTAATATATGCATCCAGTCTTAATTCTTTTGAATACAACTAAGGTGAGAGGTGATCTAATAGAAGGAATGGATTATAAGGTATATGCTACTACATCTGAAACCCTAGCTCATGTTCTTGAACCAGTGTGTGGTATGGCTACGATAAAACAACATTGTAATGTGTAAACCGGTTTCTCTTGCAAAAAAATCCATGACCTACGCAAGGAGTATCTACATAATCATCTAAAGTGGGCATAGTCAATAATTAGTGTACTCCTACAAATGTCAAAGCTCAGTGGTTTTCTGGGCCTGACTAGCTGCTACAGGAAATTATTAAAAAATATAGCATGATTAGAAAACTACTCACTCTGATGCTAAAGAACGATTGAAGTTCTTGTGGACACTAGAAGCTCAACAGGATTTCATTCTACTCAAAATAGCTCTGAGTAAGGCATCAGTGTTAGCAGTGCCAAACTTCAACCAAATatttgtgcttgaaactgatgcCTATGACCTTGGGGTTTGTGtagtgcttatgcaagaagggcgtccggtggcttatttaagtaaacCCCTCATCAACTGAAAGAACTTAGCTCTCTCTGTCAATGAAAAAGAGTGCATGGCTATATTATGACTATAGATAAATGGAGACCTTACCTGCAGCATAATGCATTGTGATAAAAGACATATCACAAGAGCTTTACTTGAGTGACCAAAGAATCACATCTAAGTTGCAACACAAAGCAATGGTAAAGCTCATGGATCTAACATTATTTATTATTCAATACAAGAAGGCGGCCATAAATATGGTTATTGATGCTCTATCCAGATGTAAACTTGACAACTCAGTGTGGGTTATCAATGAATGTATTCAAGCATGGGTGGAAATTTTGATTCAATGGTATCAGATGGCGAACTGGCCAAACAATTGTTAACTAGATTAAGCCTCACAACCACTAATTCCCAAGCGTATACTCTACATCAAGCCTATGAGGTGGCCGAGGCAAGGGCCCCAACAGAACCTACGCGAAGACGAAGGTTGCCTATGGTCTCTGCTTTAAACATGAAAATTCTAGCCAGAGGGTGGAGGTGTTGGGCAGGGCACTTCATTCTGTGGGGAAATCAAATACCCTTGCCGTCGCCCCTGGTATTGGTAAATAGGCTGGTAGATATGCGCCTTAGATCAGTCTCAATGGAGTTTCATGGGCATTAAATAAGCTACTGTGTCATAGTATTGATGAAGAGAGATAGATAAAAGTTTTATGGGATGAAATGAGTCTCATAAGCTCTTGAAACAGTGACATAAAACCCCAATCTTAGTGGAGAAGAGGAGAGTGGGTCATTGCCATGTATTGGGCTTGACCAAATCCAGAGAGTACCGTGAGTATATATAACACCATAGGCGGTTGTAGCCGGTGAACAGGAGCTTAAACTCTATTCTGAAAATCACAATTTCCTTGGCTCCCAAGGTTCTTCTGTGTTTCTTTTCAAAAAATTCTCTCCCAAATTCCTGCCGTTCTGCCCAAATTCTGATTCCGGTTGCTAGAGTGGTTTCAACGCCGTTTAATTTCTCTACTGTACGTGGATTTTCTCTTGCCAACGGTCCATTATCAAGTCGACGGGAAATTGGATTGGAAGATTCGTGGAGGGCGCGTGGGTAGGATTTCTTCGACTTCGACGCTACAGCGGCCAACCGTTGGGTCGTTGGTAGACTAGTACACTGAACGGGAGGTACACGACTACACGAGGACCGAGGTGAATATGCCTAGCCTAGCCTTATCTGACCTGAGCCACGTACGCAATCTGAGTAGCAGGCGGCGGCGACAGCAGTGCTGCACACAGGCGACAGTCCACTCCGTCCGCTTCTTCACGGTCCAGCGGTCGTCTCTCTATAAACACCGCACACACAGGTGCTACTCTGAATCCCGATGAGACACCTCGCCGCCACGGTCCTCCTCCCAACCAAAATGGCGGCAGCCAAGAATCACAGCCACCCGGCCACTTATCGGCTTTGCTTCCTTCTAACCATGGCCACGCTTTCCTCAGCCGTCTCTGCCACGGACTCTCCCCTGTGCAGCATCCCCTCCCCCGCGCCCGGCCATGTGTCCGCCGGCAAGGACACACTGCCACTCATCCACTCCTTCCAGCTCAGCTCCGGCTACTTCTTCGGCGGCGAAGACATCCACTTCGCTAAAGATGAGAGCGACGACCGCTTGTTTCATCCTCCCCGCCCGTTCACCTTACTGCCACTCCAAGTCCAGAGCACCACCAATTCCACCGTCATGCACGTCGGCGCCACGTTAACCCTCTCCGGCCGCCGCGCGTTCCACACCGTGGCGGCCCATCGGCGAGATCGCTTCGCGGGAGGTGCCCACTCCGTCTCCTTCCACCTCGACGGCTACTACTCCTCCACCTCCGAGGAGCTTTGCATGCTCGGCTCCGGCACCTACTCTATGGGCGACGGCTGGCCCAAACACCTTCCGGACGTCGTCCTCCGCCTCCGCTTTCCCAGCCCGCCCAGCCTCAAGGACCCCTTCGTCACCGGCGAGCTCAAGGGCGCCGGCTTTGATGCCATCACCCTCGTCTCTTACGCCGAAGGCGACAGCTACGAGTACGGCCAGCGTGCATCCTGCCCGCCGTTGCAGCCGCCTCCAGCCGTGAGAGGCGCGCTCCAGGTGCTAGGTGCCAGCTTCTCGTGCGCTCATCTCAGAGAGCAGCTCGTGAGCTCGTACAAGCTGCAGCACGTCGGTAGCGTGCCCGCGTCGAGCACCTCTCCTGCGTTTCTGCGGCTGCCGGAGCCGCGCATGCACGTTGGCCAGGTGCAGTGCACCGCGGACGGCGCCGTGCGCCTGTACGCGACGTTCTCCAACAACACGAACCTGTGGGGCGTGCGGTACCTGCGGCCAGGCTTTGTGGTCAAGGAGGCAGCGGTCGTCGCCGAAGGGCGCTGGGACTCGACACAGAGCACGCTCTGCCTCAGGGCGTGCCGGGTGGTGCGCTCGGGGCCGACGTCCCTTGCGGTGCAGGAGCAGCAGGACTGCGGCATCGGGATGAGCTTCTGGTTCCCGGCCGTCTGGACGATTCGGGAGCGGAGTATTGTAGCCGGAATGCTTTGGAACTCGAGCCAAGGGACTGCTGCAACTGCaagcaacgccgccgccgccgctgccggtgcGGTATCGGCGTCGAGCATCGACTTCGACATCAACAGAGACACCTTCTCAGACGTCAAGTACACGTACACAAGGGTGGACGAGGCAAAGCAGCGTTATTTCGCTGATGTGCTGAGAAGCCATGAGAACAAGGCTAATAAGGGGACTTTCCCGTCTGCCAACTATTCTTACCATG includes:
- the LOC136460858 gene encoding uncharacterized protein, whose translation is MATLSSAVSATDSPLCSIPSPAPGHVSAGKDTLPLIHSFQLSSGYFFGGEDIHFAKDESDDRLFHPPRPFTLLPLQVQSTTNSTVMHVGATLTLSGRRAFHTVAAHRRDRFAGGAHSVSFHLDGYYSSTSEELCMLGSGTYSMGDGWPKHLPDVVLRLRFPSPPSLKDPFVTGELKGAGFDAITLVSYAEGDSYEYGQRASCPPLQPPPAVRGALQVLGASFSCAHLREQLVSSYKLQHVGSVPASSTSPAFLRLPEPRMHVGQVQCTADGAVRLYATFSNNTNLWGVRYLRPGFVVKEAAVVAEGRWDSTQSTLCLRACRVVRSGPTSLAVQEQQDCGIGMSFWFPAVWTIRERSIVAGMLWNSSQGTAATASNAAAAAAGAVSASSIDFDINRDTFSDVKYTYTRVDEAKQRYFADVLRSHENKANKGTFPSANYSYHDFQFRFHMENRGSEHGEAYPVTIGSAIVDGDRLPAGGSFSPWHAKVDMEHELLKVSYDIYTRHLPPRVNWMNMSSPVSIEERLITAEGVYDPKKGVLCMIGCQELEGSTDCQILITVHFASLDAKAQGHGRGVISSLRAKTDPLFFSKMDIALFGMYAEQVSASISRMDLESIMLVVSTTLPCIFTALQILHAKRSPEASASTSITMLVVLAMGYVAPLVISSEALFVSMGTEYAPFQRKVPYGLKQAMLRVPTLIAFVLQLRLLQLAWSARRSAAGRSKDGTSAAAAAERRALWVCLPLYLLGGALTIVLHMANSRRAAREDSLAVRVGPEPATLWEDLVSSAGLALDGFLLPQVAMNAFSGGKVRAVSPWFYVGGTVVRAMPHVYDVVRSRD